One Acidobacteriota bacterium DNA segment encodes these proteins:
- the rpmC gene encoding 50S ribosomal protein L29: MKAQRFRDMRIEDLKAESSDLAEQLFKLRLQKATGQLENVSKLREVRRDLARCKTILNEKLKEEAAAQ, translated from the coding sequence ATGAAAGCTCAACGATTTCGCGACATGAGGATCGAAGACCTGAAGGCCGAGAGCAGCGATCTCGCCGAACAGCTCTTCAAGCTGCGCCTGCAGAAGGCCACCGGGCAGTTGGAGAACGTCTCCAAGCTGCGCGAGGTGCGCCGCGATCTGGCGCGCTGCAAGACGATTCTGAACGAGAAACTGAAAGAAGAGGCCGCCGCCCAATAG